In one window of Juglans regia cultivar Chandler chromosome 3, Walnut 2.0, whole genome shotgun sequence DNA:
- the LOC108995238 gene encoding berberine bridge enzyme-like 8, with the protein MQNQGLPKLRTSVLLPAAMLSWLPVLLLSISWISSVSATSGSFIHCLLSHSQPSHPISAAIYTPSNASYSSVLQSYIRNLRFNTSTTRKPYLILTALHESHIQAAVVCAHRHNLQMKIRSGGHDYEGVSYVAEVPFFILDMFNLRSIHIDMESETAWVQTGATLGEVYYRIYEKSKTHGFPAGVGPTVGVGGHFSGGGYGNMMRKYGLSVDNIIDAQIVDVKGELLDRKSMGEDLFWAITGGGGASFGVVVSYKIKIVRVPETVTVFQVTKTLDQNAIDIVYRWQHVADKLDHNLFIRLILHVVNETDGQKTGRATFLSLFLGDSDKLLSVMKKCFPELGLKKSDCTETSWVQSVLFWSNIHLGTTNDVLLNRKPPSLNYFKRKSDYVKKPISTDGLEVIWKRLIELQYVNLTFNPYGGRMAEIPAEESPFPHRAGNLAKIQYAVNWNQAGQELTDYYYINLTRKLYSYMTPYVSKNPREAFYNYIDLDLGINHNGKDSYSEGKVYGIKYFKGNFKRLVKIKTEVDPGNFFRNEQSIPTLPNGR; encoded by the coding sequence ATGCAGAATCAAGGATTACCAAAACTCAGAACATCAGTACTACTGCCTGCTGCAATGCTTTCATGGCTCCCAGTTCTCCTACTCTCCATCTCATGGATTTCTTCCGTTTCAGCCACCTCTGGCTCATTTATTCACTGCCTTTTGAGCCACTCTCAGCCCTCTCATCCAATCTCTGCGGCTATCTATACTCCCAGCAATGCCTCCTACTCTTCTGTTCTCCAATCTTACATCCGGAACCTCCGATTCAACACGTCCACAACCCGAAAACCTTATCTGATTCTCACTGCTTTGCATGAGTCCCACATTCAAGCAGCCGTGGTTTGTGCTCACAGGCACAACCTGCAAATGAAGATCAGAAGTGGAGGCCATGACTATGAGGGTGTTTCTTATGTTGCCGAGGTCCCGTTCTTTATCCTCGACATGTTTAATCTCCGTTCGATTCACATTGATATGGAAAGTGAGACCGCTTGGGTCCAGACCGGTGCAACTCTCGGCGAGGTTTACTACAGAATCTACGAGAAAAGTAAAACCCATGGCTTTCCTGCTGGTGTTGGTCCCACAGTCGGTGTCGGTGGGCATTTTAGCGGAGGAGGTTATGGTAATATGATGAGAAAGTACGGCCTGTCAGTGGATAACATTATTGACGCTCAGATTGTCGACGTTAAGGGCGAACTTCTTGACAGAAAATCTATGGGAGAAGATCTGTTTTGGGCCATTACAGGTGGTGGAGGAGCCAGCTTTGGAGTGGTTGTTTCTTACAAAATCAAAATCGTTCGTGTTCCGGAAACAGTGACTGTTTTCCAGGTCACGAAGACCTTGGACCAAAATGCAATAGACATCGTGTATCGGTGGCAACATGTTGCAGATAAGCTGGATCACAACCTTTTCATCAGGCTTATCCTGCACGTGGTAAATGAAACTGATGGCCAGAAGACTGGAAGAGCTACATTCCTTTCCTTGTTCCTTGGAGACTCTGACAAACTTCTCTCAGTCATGAAAAAGTGCTTCCCTGAATTGGGATTGAAAAAATCAGATTGCACCGAAACCAGCTGGGTTCAATCTGTGCTTTTCTGGTCCAACATCCATCTCGGGACAACAAACGATGTTTTGCTCAACCGAAAACCTCCTTCTCTGAACTACTTCAAGAGGAAATCAGACTATGTGAAGAAGCCAATTTCCACGGATGGGTTGGAGGTGATTTGGAAGAGATTGATTGAGCTGCAGTACGTAAATCTGACATTCAATCCTTATGGTGGAAGGATGGCTGAGATTCCGGCCGAGGAATCTCCATTCCCACATCGAGCTGGGAATCTGGCAAAGATTCAGTATGCAGTAAACTGGAATCAGGCAGGGCAAGAGTTGACAgattattactatataaatttGACAAGAAAGCTTTATAGTTACATGACTCCATATGTGTCCAAGAATCCAAGAGAGGCCTTTTACAACTACATTGATCTTGACCTGGGTATCAACCACAACGGAAAGGACAGTTACTCGGAAGGAAAAGTTTATGGAATCAAATATTTCAAGGGTAATTTCAAGAGATTGGTGAAAATCAAGACTGAGGTTGATCCTGGTAACTTCTTTAGGAATGAACAAAGTATCCCTACTCTACCGAACGGACGCTAG